One genomic segment of Spiroplasma endosymbiont of Poecilobothrus nobilitatus includes these proteins:
- the rpsR gene encoding 30S ribosomal protein S18, producing MNPKFKRFKKQCYFTKNKITYIDYKDIELLKKFISGNGQILPKRVTGTTAKNQRMLATAIKRARQMALLPFVID from the coding sequence ATGAATCCAAAATTTAAACGTTTTAAAAAACAATGTTATTTTACAAAAAATAAAATAACATACATTGATTATAAAGATATTGAATTATTAAAAAAATTTATTTCTGGTAATGGTCAAATTTTGCCAAAACGAGTTACAGGAACAACTGCCAAAAACCAAAGAATGTTAGCAACAGCAATTAAAAGAGCTCGTCAAATGGCTTTATTACCATTTGTTATTGATTAA
- a CDS encoding bifunctional oligoribonuclease/PAP phosphatase NrnA: MQYLKEIILQKIKDYKTIICLRHISPDGDAYGSAFGLAQFIKDNFPNKKVLVDGAQNDFLAFLATPDLLQTENYEDALVIVTDTANIERIDSKYWQKAKEVIKIDHHPNVAPFGDIQWIDETKIAVSEMIAELVLTSKLIVTPEAAKLIFTGIVTDSNRFMYSKTCHNTFMLAGQLVATGFDLQSIYQNLYEESWANVRFKNYLLSQVVIYDKEISYVKITDEMLKEHNMSYETVKPWVNIMSNIKEFKIWMWVIENKAEGYINISIRSNTYIINKVAEKYCGGGHQLASGAKIYQWEDLELVLKDLSFVIKNNIKYMGG; this comes from the coding sequence ATGCAATATTTAAAAGAAATTATTTTACAAAAAATTAAAGATTATAAGACAATTATTTGTTTACGTCATATTTCACCAGATGGTGATGCATATGGTTCGGCATTTGGATTAGCACAATTCATTAAAGATAATTTTCCAAATAAGAAGGTATTAGTTGATGGTGCACAAAATGATTTTTTAGCCTTCTTAGCAACACCCGATCTTCTTCAAACAGAAAATTATGAAGATGCATTAGTAATCGTGACTGATACAGCCAACATTGAACGAATTGATAGTAAATATTGGCAGAAAGCGAAAGAAGTTATTAAAATTGATCATCATCCTAATGTTGCGCCATTTGGTGATATACAATGAATTGATGAAACTAAAATTGCAGTTTCAGAAATGATTGCTGAGTTGGTTTTAACATCAAAATTAATAGTAACACCAGAAGCAGCCAAATTAATTTTTACTGGAATTGTAACAGATTCAAATCGTTTTATGTATAGTAAAACTTGCCACAATACTTTTATGTTAGCAGGGCAATTAGTTGCGACAGGTTTTGATTTGCAATCAATTTATCAAAATTTATATGAAGAATCATGAGCTAATGTGCGCTTTAAAAATTATTTGTTATCGCAAGTAGTTATTTATGATAAAGAAATTAGTTATGTTAAGATAACTGACGAAATGTTAAAAGAACATAATATGAGTTACGAGACTGTTAAACCATGAGTTAATATTATGAGTAATATTAAAGAATTTAAAATTTGAATGTGAGTAATTGAAAATAAAGCAGAGGGTTATATAAATATTAGCATTCGTAGTAATACTTATATTATTAATAAAGTAGCAGAAAAGTACTGTGGTGGTGGTCATCAGTTAGCAAGCGGCGCAAAAATTTATCAGTGAGAAGATTTAGAACTAGTTTTAAAAGACTTAAGTTTTGTAATTAAAAATAACATTAAATATATGGGGGGTTAA
- the prfA gene encoding peptide chain release factor 1 — MNQKTIERLQTMLKRWNLINEELTKPEIVNDVKKLTSLSKEQAQLEETVALYLNYKNVLNNINEAKLILETEKDYELIELAKEELKTSEIRKEQLTAELKVMLLPKDPNDDKNVIFEIRGAAGGDEGNIFAGDLYRMYIKYAEQQHWKVKLIEANESEAGGFSTISFMVKGDRVYSKMKFESGAHRVQRIPKTESKGRVHTSTATVAVLPEIEEFDFEIKTADLKIDTYRASGAGGQHVNTTDSAVRITHLPTGVVVTSQDGRSQHDNKALAMQHLRSKLYEEQQRKINEERRTLIKDAVGTGDRSEKIRTYNYPQNRVTDHRINLTLQKLDQIMEGNLDEILVALINEEQRLKMEGN, encoded by the coding sequence ATGAATCAAAAAACAATTGAACGATTACAAACGATGTTAAAGCGGTGAAATTTAATTAATGAAGAATTAACGAAACCAGAAATAGTTAATGATGTAAAAAAGTTAACTAGCTTATCAAAAGAACAAGCACAATTAGAGGAAACCGTTGCTTTATACTTAAATTATAAAAATGTTTTAAATAATATTAATGAAGCAAAATTAATTTTAGAGACAGAAAAAGATTATGAGTTAATTGAATTAGCAAAAGAAGAATTAAAAACCTCGGAAATAAGAAAAGAACAACTTACAGCAGAATTAAAAGTAATGTTATTGCCAAAAGATCCTAATGATGATAAGAATGTTATTTTTGAAATTCGTGGAGCAGCAGGTGGCGATGAAGGAAACATTTTTGCTGGTGATTTATATCGAATGTATATAAAATATGCAGAACAACAACATTGAAAAGTAAAATTAATTGAAGCAAATGAATCAGAAGCAGGTGGCTTTTCTACAATTTCGTTTATGGTTAAAGGAGATCGTGTTTATTCAAAAATGAAATTTGAGTCAGGAGCACATCGTGTTCAACGAATTCCAAAAACAGAAAGTAAAGGTCGAGTACATACATCAACAGCAACCGTCGCTGTTTTACCAGAAATTGAAGAATTTGATTTTGAAATTAAAACTGCTGATTTAAAAATTGATACTTACCGTGCTTCAGGAGCGGGGGGGCAACATGTTAATACAACTGATTCAGCTGTTCGAATTACTCATTTACCAACAGGAGTTGTTGTAACTTCCCAAGATGGCCGTAGTCAACATGATAATAAGGCATTAGCAATGCAACATTTACGAAGTAAATTATATGAAGAACAACAACGTAAAATTAATGAAGAGCGTCGAACATTAATAAAAGATGCAGTAGGAACAGGTGACCGGAGCGAAAAAATTCGAACATATAATTACCCTCAGAATCGGGTTACTGATCATCGTATTAATTTAACACTACAAAAATTAGACCAAATTATGGAAGGTAATTTAGACGAAATTTTAGTAGCATTAATTAATGAAGAACAAAGATTGAAAATGGAAGGAAATTAA
- a CDS encoding L-threonylcarbamoyladenylate synthase, with amino-acid sequence MKVYTVKECKEIIAGYLAEKVIIVPTDTIYGMTCIISSPVAKARIFKVKGRSEKMYLSVIVSSVSMAKNFIDLPRDDLKLFKKNETITIIDNIKDDINKLYNITEDNTIGIRITKSKWLKKIINKVGPIYGTSVNISGQNYAKEFNDLQKFNVDIIVDAGYLDNLPSKIYNSLTKEFIR; translated from the coding sequence ATGAAAGTATATACTGTAAAAGAATGCAAAGAGATTATTGCTGGTTATTTAGCAGAAAAAGTTATTATTGTTCCAACAGATACTATTTATGGAATGACGTGTATTATTAGCTCACCAGTAGCAAAAGCGAGAATTTTTAAAGTTAAAGGACGATCAGAAAAAATGTATTTATCAGTTATTGTTAGTTCAGTTAGTATGGCGAAGAATTTTATTGACTTGCCACGTGATGATTTAAAACTCTTTAAAAAGAATGAAACTATTACTATAATAGATAACATAAAAGATGATATTAATAAGCTTTATAACATTACAGAAGATAATACAATTGGGATTAGAATTACAAAATCAAAATGATTAAAAAAAATTATTAATAAGGTTGGGCCAATTTATGGGACAAGTGTAAATATTAGCGGTCAAAATTATGCTAAAGAATTTAATGATCTTCAAAAATTTAATGTTGATATTATTGTTGACGCTGGTTATTTAGATAATCTTCCTTCAAAGATTTATAATTCTTTAACAAAAGAATTTATTAGATAA
- a CDS encoding thymidine kinase, translating to MYFLNSKAQIGWIEVITGCMFAGKTEEFIRCLVRLGYAKFEIQVFKPTIDNRYSENQVVSHSKKAVEAISVKDSEELLTNLKSTTNVVGIDEVQFFDNNIVKLADSLADKGIIVIVNGLDKDFRGEAFINVEQLMTRAEEVKKLHAICVKCGNLANRTQRLIKGKPANYYDPIILIGEKYKYEARCRHCHEVTY from the coding sequence ATGTATTTTTTAAATAGTAAAGCTCAAATAGGATGAATAGAAGTTATCACTGGTTGTATGTTTGCTGGAAAAACCGAAGAGTTTATTCGTTGTTTAGTTCGCCTAGGTTATGCTAAATTTGAAATTCAAGTTTTTAAACCAACAATTGATAATCGTTATAGTGAAAACCAAGTTGTTAGTCATAGTAAAAAAGCAGTTGAAGCAATATCAGTTAAGGATTCTGAGGAGTTATTAACAAACCTTAAATCAACAACAAATGTTGTTGGGATTGATGAAGTCCAATTTTTTGATAATAATATTGTTAAACTTGCTGATTCTTTAGCAGATAAAGGAATTATTGTTATTGTTAATGGCTTAGATAAAGATTTTCGAGGCGAAGCTTTTATTAATGTTGAACAATTAATGACACGAGCAGAAGAGGTTAAGAAATTGCATGCAATTTGTGTTAAATGTGGAAATTTAGCAAATAGAACCCAACGTTTAATTAAAGGGAAACCAGCTAATTATTATGATCCAATTATTTTAATTGGTGAAAAGTATAAATATGAAGCTCGCTGTCGTCATTGTCATGAAGTAACATATTAA
- a CDS encoding IS1/IS1595 family N-terminal zinc-binding domain-containing protein yields the protein MEKIIEKLINSLTDDQFLEFHEKVKKEAELIKKQKRLNEIDQKFRDKGIKCPNCQSFYCVKNGHNPEGKQKYLCKKCRASFDAFRDHFTYWSHLNYEQWNLLIQISLLGQSSKMISRFIKTSPKTAWYNRQKIMKSKQLENTQLKFKTLNGQIQIDETFIKEIHKGNFKDKFDKRKIHLDSFSTNTKRLKKQQIIENINKQLIKENSIIISDMQPLYLLVAKQTNSILLATKTSANPDASYRKLNKISKLQSNLKESLIHYHGLCFTNIQNYLNLWKWKYQHKGLTPNQQSSVLYFNV from the coding sequence ATGGAAAAAATAATTGAAAAATTAATAAATAGTTTAACAGATGATCAATTTTTAGAATTTCATGAAAAAGTCAAAAAAGAAGCAGAATTAATTAAAAAACAAAAACGCTTAAATGAAATTGACCAAAAATTTAGGGATAAAGGTATTAAATGTCCTAATTGTCAATCTTTTTATTGTGTTAAAAATGGCCATAATCCTGAAGGAAAACAAAAATATTTATGCAAAAAATGTCGTGCTAGTTTTGATGCTTTTCGTGATCATTTTACGTATTGAAGTCATTTAAATTATGAACAGTGAAATTTATTGATTCAAATTTCATTATTAGGCCAATCTAGTAAAATGATTTCCCGCTTTATTAAAACATCACCGAAAACCGCTTGATATAATCGCCAAAAAATAATGAAATCAAAACAATTAGAAAACACCCAATTAAAATTTAAAACGTTAAATGGCCAAATTCAAATCGATGAAACATTTATTAAAGAAATCCACAAAGGTAATTTTAAAGATAAATTTGATAAAAGAAAAATTCATCTTGATTCATTTTCAACCAACACAAAACGATTAAAAAAACAGCAAATTATTGAAAATATTAATAAACAATTAATCAAAGAAAATTCAATTATTATTTCTGACATGCAACCATTATATTTATTAGTAGCAAAACAAACAAATTCTATTTTATTAGCAACTAAAACTAGTGCAAATCCTGATGCTAGTTATCGGAAGTTAAATAAAATTAGTAAATTACAATCAAATCTTAAAGAATCCTTAATTCATTATCATGGCTTATGTTTCACGAACATTCAAAATTATTTAAATCTCTGAAAATGAAAATACCAGCATAAAGGTTTAACGCCAAACCAACAATCATCGGTATTATATTTTAACGTATAA
- the prmC gene encoding peptide chain release factor N(5)-glutamine methyltransferase — MTVNELIQKSEDYLKDSNNANYLADIKILIAFFMKTSLAKLYAIQNDRINFKIDDYWQQLMAYRNGKPIQHITNLQNFYGYDFYVDYNVLIPRYETEELVDNINIIIDEILLNNGDKPLTLIDIGTGSGAIAISLGLENPNLTIYASDISTEELKVAKRNIKQLNCKNVKLLEGDMLEPFIKNKIKADLLVCNPPYIPKNQNISHRVKNYEPHVALFGDTDGLYFYREIFKNWQKVVKKNGILCFEHGYDQKKDLEKLVKEYFPNQKYYFQKDINKKWRMLFINIL, encoded by the coding sequence ATGACAGTTAATGAATTAATTCAAAAGTCAGAAGATTATTTGAAAGACTCGAATAATGCTAATTATCTTGCCGATATTAAAATTTTAATAGCATTTTTTATGAAAACTTCGTTAGCAAAATTATATGCAATTCAAAATGATAGAATTAATTTTAAGATTGATGATTATTGACAACAGTTAATGGCATATCGTAATGGAAAACCAATCCAACATATTACTAATTTACAAAATTTTTATGGATATGATTTTTATGTTGATTATAATGTCTTAATTCCTCGATATGAAACAGAAGAATTAGTTGATAATATTAATATTATAATTGATGAAATATTGCTTAATAATGGTGATAAACCATTAACTTTAATTGATATTGGAACTGGGAGCGGAGCAATTGCAATTAGTTTAGGCTTAGAAAATCCAAATTTAACAATTTATGCTAGTGATATTTCAACTGAAGAATTAAAAGTAGCAAAAAGAAATATTAAGCAGTTAAATTGCAAAAATGTTAAATTATTGGAAGGTGATATGCTAGAACCATTTATTAAAAATAAGATTAAAGCTGATCTTCTAGTTTGTAATCCACCTTATATTCCAAAGAATCAAAATATTAGTCATCGTGTTAAAAATTATGAACCGCATGTCGCTTTGTTTGGTGATACTGATGGCCTATATTTTTATCGAGAAATTTTTAAAAATTGACAGAAGGTTGTTAAAAAAAATGGCATTTTATGTTTTGAACATGGTTATGACCAAAAAAAAGATTTAGAAAAATTAGTAAAAGAATATTTTCCAAATCAGAAATATTATTTTCAAAAAGATATAAATAAAAAATGAAGAATGTTATTTATTAATATTTTGTAG
- a CDS encoding IS3 family transposase gives MTIINNNKTKYSVRKICKILGYKNQRIIIKLINVLTSKLIIINKKLSVPLIKSRKIYGARKIKVILNRKDIILSLRKIRFFMIKNNLVYKYTKLKYHNHKTTVNNDQINNILNRQFNNKKPNEVIVSDLTYVQVGAKWHYICLLIYLFNREIIGYSAGPNKTTELVQQAFQKITRPLNQITLFHTDRGNEFKNKIIDEILITFNIKRSLSNKGYPYDNAVAETTYKTFKTEFIKGKKFKNLTQLKYELFDFVHWYNNIRIHGSLNYLSPVTFRKQMSI, from the coding sequence ATAACAATAATTAATAACAACAAAACAAAATATTCAGTAAGAAAAATATGTAAGATTTTGGGTTATAAAAATCAACGTATTATTATCAAACTAATAAATGTATTAACAAGCAAGTTAATAATTATTAACAAGAAATTATCAGTGCCTTTAATAAAAAGTCGCAAAATTTATGGGGCTCGCAAAATTAAAGTTATTTTAAACAGAAAAGATATCATCTTATCGCTGCGAAAAATCAGATTCTTTATGATCAAAAATAATTTGGTTTATAAATACACCAAATTAAAATATCATAATCATAAAACAACAGTCAATAATGACCAAATTAATAATATTTTAAATCGTCAATTTAACAACAAAAAACCTAATGAAGTTATTGTTAGTGATTTAACATATGTTCAAGTTGGCGCTAAATGACATTATATTTGTTTATTAATTTACTTGTTTAATCGTGAAATAATTGGTTATAGTGCTGGGCCGAATAAAACAACCGAACTGGTCCAACAAGCTTTTCAAAAAATAACACGACCATTAAATCAAATAACTCTATTTCATACTGATCGTGGTAATGAGTTTAAAAATAAAATCATTGATGAAATTTTAATAACTTTTAATATTAAAAGATCATTAAGCAATAAAGGCTACCCTTATGATAATGCTGTGGCTGAAACAACTTACAAAACTTTTAAAACTGAATTTATTAAGGGTAAAAAATTTAAAAATTTAACACAATTAAAATACGAACTTTTTGATTTTGTGCATTGATATAACAATATTCGAATTCATGGCAGTTTAAATTATTTATCTCCAGTTACTTTTAGAAAACAAATGTCTATATAA
- the rpmE gene encoding 50S ribosomal protein L31, with amino-acid sequence MAKEGIHPKYFDTKIMCTTCGAEYISGSTKGEELKVDTCSSCHPFYTGSQQFANAAGRVERFKSKFNKKEELVKQAEKASKAQKELNKKTAKPKSDEQKAE; translated from the coding sequence ATGGCAAAAGAAGGAATCCATCCAAAATATTTTGATACTAAAATTATGTGTACAACTTGTGGAGCCGAGTACATAAGTGGTTCTACTAAAGGAGAAGAATTAAAAGTTGATACTTGTTCTTCATGCCATCCCTTTTATACAGGTAGTCAACAGTTTGCTAATGCAGCTGGACGTGTTGAACGATTTAAATCTAAATTTAATAAAAAAGAAGAGTTAGTAAAACAAGCAGAAAAAGCATCAAAAGCACAAAAAGAACTTAACAAAAAAACAGCGAAACCAAAATCTGATGAACAAAAAGCAGAATAA
- a CDS encoding nitroreductase family protein codes for MTVKNAINWRKTIKKYNSEKVINHEDLTVILEAGRLAPCSLGIEVTNVVSITNQELKKKFADEAMLGWNQEKVKNASCIMLITVTNPSYLVSTEFLTKRLKRVINQADDLEKTIKKYQTFLQQKEHLFAFVSEQAHIVTSFITIQAADLRIGTTIMGGFDAKKCDELLAKHCSFDQEKYHTVLALALGYYDEDDDKATMPRVRIDFNEFAKIIWVNKKDTGFCF; via the coding sequence ATGACAGTAAAAAATGCAATTAATTGACGAAAAACTATTAAAAAATATAATAGTGAAAAAGTAATTAATCATGAAGATTTAACAGTAATACTTGAAGCAGGGCGCTTAGCACCTTGTTCATTAGGAATTGAAGTAACTAATGTTGTTAGTATTACAAATCAAGAATTAAAAAAGAAATTTGCTGATGAAGCAATGCTTGGATGAAATCAAGAAAAAGTGAAAAATGCTAGTTGTATAATGCTTATTACGGTTACTAATCCATCTTATTTAGTTTCAACTGAATTTTTGACAAAACGCTTAAAACGAGTTATTAATCAAGCAGATGATTTAGAAAAGACAATTAAAAAATATCAAACTTTTTTACAACAAAAAGAACATCTTTTTGCATTTGTTTCAGAACAAGCCCATATTGTGACTAGTTTTATTACAATTCAAGCTGCTGATTTAAGAATAGGAACTACTATTATGGGTGGTTTTGATGCAAAAAAATGTGATGAGTTATTAGCGAAACATTGTTCGTTTGATCAAGAAAAATATCATACAGTCTTAGCTTTAGCGTTAGGATACTATGATGAAGATGATGATAAAGCAACAATGCCGCGTGTTAGAATTGATTTTAATGAATTTGCAAAGATTATTTGGGTGAATAAAAAAGATACGGGTTTTTGTTTTTAA
- a CDS encoding polypeptide chain release factor methylase, with translation MEDKLKNIKRTRIISIAFLLVLFIMVPYFTFIYVSHSDQLLKKYFNFIATVPKDVLATFTTLNLPNEFLIFGLPYIALVTLAGAIISSVFYIHHQKRTINFNNRMLLIGTVFIISFLFSVCLLFSLAEYYYDLFTEWCRSLRGGYTGPEFVKNIQDMIHKDIPNRDAIVKALINLATGPGTNNKYPLTWIGLNSIWWITGLQMIFIIFIMLKVSFKLEWLLNDNINPTKKEELFVLKDTFNQSRLKKFISLYLIPNEFNISLWVVFFSSMVFIPQFVYTIIIGSSFTDANRFFLFSYFYPQLTINAIISNTTSILDQPNIDYFKMTMNMPGSGIFISVVPIVSSSLIISMLFAFTFVILKKPNLTKKGFISFYVSFLIVTGTSLVMFLVSQYELTKAVDYWNSQSDNFKEKVMKPLFKTTHLDYFWLQGNELLASGILLSAFITVLSIIVLSHISKIKSNHISNEQIKSNSKSS, from the coding sequence ATGGAAGATAAACTTAAAAATATTAAAAGAACTCGCATTATTAGTATTGCTTTTTTATTAGTTCTATTTATTATGGTCCCATATTTTACTTTTATATATGTATCACATAGTGATCAACTTTTAAAAAAATACTTTAATTTTATTGCAACAGTACCTAAGGATGTGTTAGCAACATTTACAACACTTAATCTACCAAATGAGTTTTTAATCTTTGGTTTGCCATATATTGCGTTAGTAACATTAGCGGGTGCCATTATTAGCAGTGTTTTTTACATTCATCATCAAAAACGAACAATTAATTTTAATAATAGAATGTTGTTAATTGGAACAGTTTTTATTATCTCTTTTTTATTTAGTGTTTGTTTATTATTTTCGCTTGCAGAATATTATTATGATTTATTTACAGAGTGATGTCGTTCTTTAAGAGGTGGTTATACTGGACCTGAGTTTGTTAAAAATATTCAAGATATGATTCATAAAGATATTCCAAATCGAGATGCAATTGTTAAAGCATTAATTAATTTAGCAACAGGACCTGGAACAAACAATAAATATCCATTAACATGAATTGGCCTTAATTCTATTTGATGAATTACAGGATTACAAATGATTTTTATTATTTTTATTATGTTGAAAGTTAGTTTTAAATTAGAATGATTATTAAATGATAATATTAATCCAACTAAAAAAGAAGAATTATTTGTTTTAAAAGATACATTTAATCAAAGTCGTCTTAAAAAGTTTATTAGTTTATATTTAATTCCAAATGAATTTAATATTTCACTATGAGTCGTTTTTTTTTCAAGTATGGTTTTTATTCCACAATTTGTTTATACAATTATTATTGGTAGTAGTTTTACTGATGCAAACCGGTTTTTTTTATTTTCTTACTTTTATCCACAATTAACAATTAATGCTATTATATCAAATACAACTAGTATTTTGGATCAGCCAAATATTGATTATTTTAAGATGACAATGAATATGCCAGGGTCAGGAATTTTTATTAGTGTTGTACCAATTGTTTCTTCTTCTTTAATTATTTCAATGTTATTTGCATTTACCTTTGTAATATTGAAAAAACCAAATTTAACTAAAAAAGGTTTTATTAGTTTTTATGTTAGTTTTTTAATTGTAACTGGGACTTCACTAGTAATGTTTCTGGTTTCTCAATATGAATTAACAAAAGCAGTTGATTATTGAAATAGTCAAAGTGATAATTTTAAAGAAAAAGTAATGAAACCACTTTTTAAAACAACACATTTAGATTACTTTTGACTACAAGGAAATGAATTATTAGCAAGTGGTATTCTATTATCTGCTTTCATTACTGTTTTATCAATTATTGTTCTTTCACATATTTCAAAAATTAAAAGTAATCATATTAGCAATGAACAAATTAAATCAAATTCAAAGAGTTCATAA
- a CDS encoding IS1/IS1595 family N-terminal zinc-binding domain-containing protein, with translation MEKIIEELINSLTDDQFLEFNEKVKKETELIKKQKRLNEIDQKFRDKGIKCHNCQSFYCVKNGHNPEGKQKYLCKKCRASFDAFRDHFTYWSHLNYEQWNLLIQISFGMATLFRTLFI, from the coding sequence ATGGAAAAAATAATTGAAGAATTAATAAATAGTTTAACAGATGATCAATTTTTAGAATTTAATGAAAAAGTCAAAAAAGAAACAGAATTAATTAAAAAACAAAAACGCTTAAATGAAATTGATCAAAAATTTAGGGATAAAGGTATTAAATGTCATAATTGTCAATCTTTTTATTGTGTTAAAAATGGTCATAATCCTGAAGGAAAACAAAAATATTTATGCAAAAAATGTCGTGCTAGTTTTGATGCTTTTCGTGATCATTTTACGTATTGAAGTCATTTAAATTATGAACAGTGAAATTTATTGATTCAAATTTCATTTGGAATGGCAACACTTTTTAGGACACTTTTTATATAG